The Lycium ferocissimum isolate CSIRO_LF1 unplaced genomic scaffold, AGI_CSIRO_Lferr_CH_V1 ctg3057, whole genome shotgun sequence genome contains a region encoding:
- the LOC132043924 gene encoding protein EMSY-LIKE 3-like, giving the protein MDYEPYDSSGTDDDLPPSHQNRIPRGSGRITGNGRSAVIGSVAYQRMYGETDMEAQIHQLEQEAYSSVLRAFKAQADAITWEKESLITELRKELRLSNEEHRELLARVNNDDVIRRIREWRQSGGHQPGMLGSGQSVHDPLPSPSVSASRKKQKIAQSLPSQSFAGPSPTFHPPPVTAANQPSSSAAKRGPMVGLKGKKHKSGQMMPGAPSMKMQCVTPGPSGRAQFGNRVSEPAEAASFDTLIGRKVRTRWPDDNNFYEAVITDFNRAEGRHALVYDMGTANETWEWVNLAEISPEDIQWEGEDPGISHHGNYGGSGHGMTRPAGRDSAPGAGRGRGLTKAQSRKDFLPSQNGKGKKGSDDIQLLHTDTLIKEVERIFGAGHPDPVEVEKAKKVLKEHEQALLDAISRLGELSDGESDERHFMHGQAMDRE; this is encoded by the exons ATGGACTACGAGCCCTACGATAGCAGTG GAACTGATGATGATCTTCCTCCATCACATCAAAATAGGATTCCAAGAGGTAGTGGTCGCATTACTGGAAATGGAAGATCTGCCGTCATTGGTTCTGTCGCCTACCAGAGGATGTACGGTGAAACAGATATGGAGGCCCAAATTCACCAGCTTGAGCAAGAAGCATACAGTTCGGTTTTAAGAGCCTTTAAAGCTCAAGCTGATGCCATTACATGG GAGAAAGAAAGCTTGATAACTGAGTTAAGAAAAGAGTTACGGTTGTCCAATGAAGAACATAGAGAACTTCTTGCTAGAgttaataatgatgatgtcatCAGAAGAATAAG GGAGTGGAGGCAATCTGGTGGGCATCAACCTGGTATGCTGGGTTCTGGTCAATCTGTTCATGATCCATTACCCAGCCCTTCTGTCTCAGCGTCACGGAAGAAACAGAAGATAGCCCAGTCTTTACCTTCTCAGTCCTTTGCTGGACCATCTCCTACTTTTCATCCACCTCCAGTGACTGCTGCAAACCAGCCATCTTCATCTGCTGCCAAGAGAGGACCTATGGTGGGGCTGAAAGGAAAAAAGCATAAATCT GGCCAGATGATGCCTGGCGCGCCTTCGATGAAAATGCAGTGTGTGACTCCTGGTCCTTCTGGAAGAGCTCAATTTGGTAATCGGGTTTCTGAACCTGCTGAAGCAGCATCATTTGATACATTGATTGGAAGGAAAGTGAGGACTAGATGGCCTGATGACAATAACTTTTATGAAGCAGTCATAACTGATTTTAATCGAGCTGAG GGTAGACatgctcttgtttatgataTGGGTACTGCAAATGAGACATGGGAATGGGTCAACCTTGCTGAG ATTTCTCCCGAGGATATTCAGTGGGAGGGTGAAGACCCTGGAATTTCTCATCATGGAAATTATGGTGGATCAGGTCATGGCATGACTAGACCTGCTGGACGTGATAGTGCTCCAGGTGCAGGGAGAGGGAGGGGCTTGACTAAAGCTCAGTCCAGAAAAGATTTTCTACCATCACAGAATGGCAAAGGAAAGAAGGGATCTGATGATATTCAGTTACTTCATACAGATACATTGATCAAAGAG GTGGAGAGGATCTTTGGCGCCGGCCATCCAGATCCTGTTGAGGTTGAGAAGGCAAAGAAAGTGCTGAAG GAGCATGAGCAAGCACTTCTAGATGCCATTTCAAGGCTTGGAGAGTTATCTGATGGTGAAAGTG ATGAACGCCATTTCATGCATGGGCAAGCCATGGATCGGGAGTAA